CGAAGGGCTTGCGCCACGGCTCGATCACGATGCCCCACATCGGCCCGGTGAAGGCCGCCGCTTTCACGGGCAGCCCGTTCTGCAAGGCCCGCAGCCCGATGCAGCCGCCCATGGAATGGGCCAGAAGATAGTAGGGTTCGGGCAGATCCAGATTGCGTGCGGCCTGCAGGGCTGCCTGCACATCGTGCTGGTAGTCGTGAAAGATATGCACATGGCCGGTGGCGCGGTCGGCGGTCAGCCGGTCCGAAAGCCCCTGTCCGCGCCAGTCCACCACGAGGCTGGCGAAGCCGCGCGCATGCAATTCGCCAACCGCGCGGCCGTATTTCTCGATGTATTCGGTGCGCCCGGGAAACAGCAGGACGGTGCCTTTCGCCCCCTCCTTGCCCCAGGCTGCCACGCGAATGCGCAGGCCATCCGCCGTTTTCAGCCAATAGGCCGCGCCCCCGGCGGGGGCTTCGGCCACATCCTCAAACAGCGGGGCCTGCTCCATGTGCTTAACCCAGCGCTGCGCCGAGTTTCATCGCAGCGCCCATGTCGCCGTCCACGGTGAGCTTGCCGCCCATGAAGGCTGCGGTCGGGTTCAGATCGCCGTCGAGGATGGACTGGAACGTCTCTGCGTCCGCCGTCATGGTGACGTCGGCCTCGTCGTCGGAGGCGCGCACGCCGTCCGAATCGATCACGATGGAGCCTTCGCCTTCGATGACGAATTTGGCGGAGCCGTCGAAGCTGTCGATTTTCTCAGACAGGGCGGCTACGGCGGTGGTGATGATGTCGCTCATGGGTATCCTCCGAAATGTGATGTGCCGGCACTCGCTTTTTGCGGTGCGGGAGCTAAACTCCCTAGTGTTATGCGATCTGTAAGCCAGTTCCTCAAATATACCGTTGCGGCACTTTCGCTGTTTTTGACGCCCGCGTCAGCCTTTGCTGACGGGGTGGACGATCTGGATGCTCTTTTTGAGCAACTGGCCGATGAAAACAACGAAAACTGGGAAACTGTCGAGGGCGAGATCTGGCAGGCCTGGTCCCGCTCGGGCTCCGATACCTTCGATCTGCTGCTGGAAAAGGGCCGCGCCGCGCTGCAGGCCGGCGACGTAAACGCCGCGATCTGGCATTTCTCATCCCTGGTGGATCACGCGCCGGAGTTTGCCGAGGGCTGGAATGGCCGGGCCACGGCCTATTTTCAGGCCGGGCTCTTTGGCCCCTCGATAAACGATATTCAGGTCACGCTCTCGCTCAACCCGCGCCACTTCGGCGCGCTCTCGGGGCTTGGGATGATCATGGAGCAACTAGGTTACCCCAAGGACGCGCTCGCCGCCTATCGCGAGGTGCTGGCTATACATCCCCACCGCCCTGACATAATCAGCGCAGTGGAAAGGCTTGAGAAAGAGGTCGGCGGCCTCGATCTGTAAGCCGCAGAGGTAACCGCAGGCGCGAAGGCTCCCATGGCAACGATCAAGGCCGTTCTCGGCCCGACGAACACCGGCAAGACGCATTACGCCATCGAGCGGATGCTGGGCCACCGGACAGGCGTGATCGGCCTGCCGCTGCGCCTTCTGGCGCGCGAGGTCTATGACCGCATCGTCGCCCTGCGCGGGCCCAATGTGGTGGCGCTCGTGACCGGCGAAGAGCGCATCGTGCCGCCGCGCACCCAGTATTGGGTCTGCACCGTGGAGGCGATGCCCGAGGGCATCGGCGCGGATTTCGTGGCCATCGATGAAATCCAGCTTTGCGCCGATCCGGAGCGCGGCCATGTGTTCACCGATCGCCTGCTGCGCGCGCGGGGCCTGCACGAAACCCTGTTTCTGGGCTCCGACACCATGCGCGGGGCCATCGCCGGGCTGGTGAAGGGCGTGGAATTCGTGAGCCGCGAACGGTTTTCCGAGCTGACCTATACCGGCCAGAAGAAGATCAGTCGCATGGTGGCACGCTCTGCCATCGTCGGCTTTTCGGTGGATAATGTCTATGCCATCGCCGAGCTGCTGCGCCGCCAGAAAGGGGGCGCGGCTGTCGTCATGGGCGCACTCAGCCCGCGCACGCGCAACGCGCAGGTGGAGCTCTACCAGAACGGCGACGTGGATTATCTGGTGGCGACCGACGCCATCGGCATGGGGCTGAACCTCGACATCAACCACGTCGCCTTCTCCTCGCTCACCAAGTTCGACGGCCGCCGGATGCGCCCCTTGCAGGCCGCCGAGCTGGGCCAGATCGCAGGCCGGGCCGGGCGGCACATGAACCACGGCACTTTTGGCGTGACAGGCGAGGCCCCGCCGCTTCTGGATGAGGTGGCCGAAGCGATTTGCGAGCACCGCTTCCCGCCGGTGCGCAAACTTTACTGGCGCAACGCCAGCCTGCAGTTCTCCACCGTGCCGCGCCTCATCGCCTCGCTGGAGGACACCACGAGCGACGAATGGCTCACCCGCACCCGCGACAGCGACGATCTTCTGGCGCTGAAATCGCTGGCGGCCTCGGGCATGGTGATGGAGCGCGCGGTGGGCGGTGACGCGGTGAAACGGCTCTGGGACGTCTGCCGCATTCCCGATTTCCGGGGCATCTCACATGCCGAACACGCCAGCCTTCTGGAAGAGATCTTCCGCTTCCTGATGGACCTTGGTCGGGTGCCGGACGATTGGTTCGCGCGGCAGGTCAAGCGCATCGACCGCACCGATGGCGAGATTGACACGCTGTCCAAAAGATTGGCCTTTATTCGCACGTGGACGTATGTCGCACAGCGAAACGGCTGGCTCGATGACGAAAACCATTGGCGCGAGGCGACCCGCGCGGTAGAAGACCGCCTGTCGGATGCCCTTCATGCGCGTCTGACCCAAAGATTTGTTGACCGGCGCACCTCTGTGTTGCTGCGGCGGTTGAAGCAGAAGGAGGGCCTTGTGGCCGACGTGAACGACAAAGGTGAAGTGACGGTTGAGGGCGAATTCGTCGGCCGTCTTGAGGGTTTCCGCTTCAAGCAGGACAAGAGCGCCAGCCCCGATGAGGCCAAGACGCTGCGCACCGCGAGCCTGCAGGCCCTGAAGCCCGAGTTCCACCTGCGCGCGGATCGTTTCTACAACGCGCCCGACACCGAGATCGACTTCACCGAGCAGGGTGGCCTGATGTGGGGCCAGCACGCCGTGGGCAAGCTCGTGGCCGGCGATGATGCGCTGAAACCCCGCGCCGAGGCCTTCGTGGACGAAGAAGCCGGGCCCGAGGTGATCCAGAAGGTGCAGCGCCGCCTGCAGCATTTCATCGACCGCAAGGTCGCCACGCTGTTTGAGCCGCTCACCGCCATGCAGCGCGACGAAGCCCTCACCGGCATCGCGCGCGGCTTTGCCTTCCGGCTGATCGAAGCCTTCGGCATCCTGCCCCGCGATCAGGTGGCGCAAGAGGTGAAGGATCTCGATCAGGACACCCGCGCCATGCTGCGCAAACACGGCATCCGCTTCGGCCAGTACACGATCTTCATGCCGCTGCTGCTGAAACCCGCGCCCACGCGCCTGCGCCTCGTGCTCTGGTCGCTGGCCAAGGGCCTGCAGGAATTCCCCGAAAGCCCGCCGCCGGGCCTCGTGACGATCCCCGTCGTCGATGGCACGGTCGAGGGCGCGGATGCGATGTCGGGCTACCGTATCGCAGGCGCCCGCGCGATCCGCATCGACATGCTGGAGCGCCTCGCCGACATGCTGCGCGCGCAGGACAGCCGCGCTGGCTTTGAGGCCAACGCCGACATGCTCTCGATCACCGGCATGACGCTGGAGCAATTCGCCGCCCTGATGGAGGGCCTTGGCTACAAGGCCGAGAAGGGCGAGCGCGCGAAAGTGAAAGCCGCGCCCGAAGCGGTTGCGCCTGAAGTTGCGGCCCCTGAGGCCACAGCCGAAGCGGCCCCTGAAGCCGACGCCGCGCCTGCCGCCGAGGAAGCTCCGGTAGAAGCGCCTGTGGCCGAAGCAGCCGCAGACGCGCCTGCCGAGGTGGCTGCTGAAGCTGAGGCTCCGGCGGAAGACGCTGGCGAGCCGGAAACCGAGGTCTTCTACACCTTCACCTGGGCCCGCACCCAGCGCCCGCGCCGCACCGGCGGGGATCGCCCGGCGCGGTCCGGTGGCACAGGCGGCGAGCGCGGCGAGCGCCCGCAGGGCAAGGGCAAGCCGAAAGGCAAACGCGGCGGCCCCGACCAGAAGGGCGGCGGCGGCAAGGCCAAGACCTTCAGCGCGCGCCCGCCCCGCAAGGAAAAGCCGATTGACCCGGACAACCCCTTCGCCGCCGCGCTGATGGGGCTCAAGGATAAACGCTAGGTGAGCGACACCCCGCGGCCCTCCCTGCGCATCGACAAATGGCTCTGGCATGCGCGTTTTTTCAAGACGCGCAGCCTCGCCGCCAAGATCGTGACGGGCGGGCACCTGCGGGTGGATGGCACCAAGATCGCCAAGGCCTCCTACGCGGTGGCCCCCGGCGATGTGCTGACTTTCCCGCAGGGGCGCGTGATCCGCGTGGTGCGCATCGTGGCGCTTTCGGAGCGCCGCGGCCCGGCACCGGAGGCGCAGGCGCTCTACGAGGATCAGACCCCGGCGGAAACCCTGCACTGGGAGCCCGTTCCGCCCGCCCCGAAATTCGAGGGAAAAGGGCGGCCCACGAAGAAGGATCGCCGCAATTCCCTCCTTTCCCGGGGGACAGAGCTTGAATGATGCGCCGCTTCGTTCTAGCTAGGCGTCCAAAGATGAAACGAA
The sequence above is drawn from the Pseudoruegeria sp. SHC-113 genome and encodes:
- a CDS encoding alpha/beta hydrolase, which codes for MEQAPLFEDVAEAPAGGAAYWLKTADGLRIRVAAWGKEGAKGTVLLFPGRTEYIEKYGRAVGELHARGFASLVVDWRGQGLSDRLTADRATGHVHIFHDYQHDVQAALQAARNLDLPEPYYLLAHSMGGCIGLRALQNGLPVKAAAFTGPMWGIVIEPWRKPFALGLSWLSRKLSFPHVRAPGTGGETYVKQAPFEDNMLTTDPEMFAYMKRQTDAHPELALGGPSLGWLDEALTECRALMAMEAPDLPTLTFLGTNERIVSKDAIVLYKKGWPRGTLEIVDGAEHEAMMEAPALRDRVFDMTAAHFASHS
- a CDS encoding SCP2 sterol-binding domain-containing protein; this encodes MSDIITTAVAALSEKIDSFDGSAKFVIEGEGSIVIDSDGVRASDDEADVTMTADAETFQSILDGDLNPTAAFMGGKLTVDGDMGAAMKLGAALG
- a CDS encoding tetratricopeptide repeat protein, which translates into the protein MTPASAFADGVDDLDALFEQLADENNENWETVEGEIWQAWSRSGSDTFDLLLEKGRAALQAGDVNAAIWHFSSLVDHAPEFAEGWNGRATAYFQAGLFGPSINDIQVTLSLNPRHFGALSGLGMIMEQLGYPKDALAAYREVLAIHPHRPDIISAVERLEKEVGGLDL
- a CDS encoding helicase-related protein translates to MATIKAVLGPTNTGKTHYAIERMLGHRTGVIGLPLRLLAREVYDRIVALRGPNVVALVTGEERIVPPRTQYWVCTVEAMPEGIGADFVAIDEIQLCADPERGHVFTDRLLRARGLHETLFLGSDTMRGAIAGLVKGVEFVSRERFSELTYTGQKKISRMVARSAIVGFSVDNVYAIAELLRRQKGGAAVVMGALSPRTRNAQVELYQNGDVDYLVATDAIGMGLNLDINHVAFSSLTKFDGRRMRPLQAAELGQIAGRAGRHMNHGTFGVTGEAPPLLDEVAEAICEHRFPPVRKLYWRNASLQFSTVPRLIASLEDTTSDEWLTRTRDSDDLLALKSLAASGMVMERAVGGDAVKRLWDVCRIPDFRGISHAEHASLLEEIFRFLMDLGRVPDDWFARQVKRIDRTDGEIDTLSKRLAFIRTWTYVAQRNGWLDDENHWREATRAVEDRLSDALHARLTQRFVDRRTSVLLRRLKQKEGLVADVNDKGEVTVEGEFVGRLEGFRFKQDKSASPDEAKTLRTASLQALKPEFHLRADRFYNAPDTEIDFTEQGGLMWGQHAVGKLVAGDDALKPRAEAFVDEEAGPEVIQKVQRRLQHFIDRKVATLFEPLTAMQRDEALTGIARGFAFRLIEAFGILPRDQVAQEVKDLDQDTRAMLRKHGIRFGQYTIFMPLLLKPAPTRLRLVLWSLAKGLQEFPESPPPGLVTIPVVDGTVEGADAMSGYRIAGARAIRIDMLERLADMLRAQDSRAGFEANADMLSITGMTLEQFAALMEGLGYKAEKGERAKVKAAPEAVAPEVAAPEATAEAAPEADAAPAAEEAPVEAPVAEAAADAPAEVAAEAEAPAEDAGEPETEVFYTFTWARTQRPRRTGGDRPARSGGTGGERGERPQGKGKPKGKRGGPDQKGGGGKAKTFSARPPRKEKPIDPDNPFAAALMGLKDKR
- a CDS encoding RNA-binding S4 domain-containing protein is translated as MSDTPRPSLRIDKWLWHARFFKTRSLAAKIVTGGHLRVDGTKIAKASYAVAPGDVLTFPQGRVIRVVRIVALSERRGPAPEAQALYEDQTPAETLHWEPVPPAPKFEGKGRPTKKDRRNSLLSRGTELE